A single genomic interval of Picosynechococcus sp. PCC 7003 harbors:
- a CDS encoding class I SAM-dependent methyltransferase, whose protein sequence is MFSQLPTDNRELNWFTLTEAIAKRFDAEYQNQRPDLPDEVQALPIFLDWQSGKLQNRVTSKFWELAQPKKNQHCLDLGCGISFLIYPWRDWNAYFYGQDISKVATEILQSRAPQLNSKLFKGISNKPAHHLESYQDSFFDLAIATGFSCYYPLAYWETVLEQVQRVLKPGSFFVFDVIDPTQDMAEDWSILETYLGAEVFLENLNDWQALIKKSGAKIIKEQSGELFHLYKIRW, encoded by the coding sequence ATGTTTTCCCAGTTACCCACCGATAACCGCGAATTGAATTGGTTTACCCTCACGGAGGCGATCGCCAAACGTTTCGACGCAGAATACCAAAACCAAAGGCCCGATCTTCCCGACGAAGTACAAGCCCTGCCTATTTTCCTCGACTGGCAATCCGGCAAACTCCAGAACCGCGTTACCTCGAAATTTTGGGAATTAGCCCAACCGAAGAAAAATCAACATTGCCTCGATCTAGGTTGCGGGATCAGCTTTTTGATCTACCCTTGGCGCGACTGGAATGCTTATTTTTATGGCCAAGACATCAGCAAAGTTGCCACAGAAATCCTCCAATCCCGCGCCCCCCAGCTCAATTCCAAACTCTTTAAGGGCATCTCGAACAAACCTGCCCATCACCTCGAAAGCTACCAGGACAGTTTTTTCGATTTGGCGATCGCCACCGGATTTAGCTGTTACTATCCCCTGGCATATTGGGAAACCGTATTAGAACAAGTCCAGCGTGTCCTCAAACCAGGCAGTTTTTTTGTCTTTGATGTGATTGACCCAACCCAAGACATGGCCGAAGACTGGTCAATCCTCGAAACCTACCTGGGCGCCGAAGTATTCCTCGAAAATCTCAACGACTGGCAAGCCCTGATCAAAAAATCCGGGGCCAAAATCATCAAAGAACAATCTGGCGAACTGTTCCATCTCTACAAAATTCGCTGGTAA
- a CDS encoding 4-Cys prefix domain-containing protein, which yields MQQSICLNPACSSFNPIQHNYCSQCRTLLVPKYRYENRLPSRSVGGR from the coding sequence ATGCAGCAATCCATCTGCCTCAACCCTGCTTGCTCCAGCTTCAATCCGATTCAACACAATTATTGTTCCCAATGCCGCACCCTCTTAGTTCCAAAATACCGTTATGAAAACCGCCTGCCAAGCCGGTCTGTCGGGGGTCGATGA